The DNA segment CCAATCCGGGACGGAGAATATTATCAAGGATGCAGTATTCCAAGACATCTTCACCAGCGTCAAACTTTTCGTCAAACTCCTTTGCTGTTATGGTCTTCATAAAGCATCTCCTCGTTTTTTCGGGAGCGGCGCACGGAAATGATGCGAATACGGTCTTCCCTAAATGTTGCGACGGCAGTCCAGAATGTTCCTCCGATTTTCCCTATCGTCAAAAACCGTGGTTCATCCAGCGTGGCGACGGGAACCTCAATCATTCCAGG comes from the Syntrophales bacterium genome and includes:
- a CDS encoding BrnT family toxin, whose amino-acid sequence is MTTFEYDPNKSNTNRDKHGIDFHEACALWNDPGMIEVPVATLDEPRFLTIGKIGGTFWTAVATFREDRIRIISVRRSRKNEEMLYEDHNSKGV